The genomic segment CCTGCAACACCTCGCGCAGGTTGATCTCGGGATTGAAGTTGGTGGCGAACGCCTGGTCGTTCGAGCCGCCATTGGCATCCAGCACGTCGATCTGCCGGATCGACTTGAGCTTGTGTTTCTTCAGCCACGTGGCAAACACACTCGTCACCCCCGGGTCGAACCCCGAGCCAAGGATCGCCACCAGACCGGCCTCCTTGAACTTGTCCTGGTAGGCCCACTGCCACTTGTATTCGAACTTCGCCTCGTCCTCCGGCTCGTAGTTGGCGGTGTCGAGGTAATGGCACCCGGCCTCGAGGCAGGCATCCATCAGTTTGAGGTCCTGATAGGGCAGCGCAAGGTTCACCAGAAGCTCCGCGCCCGTCTCCTTGATGAGCTTCACCGTCGCCGCCACGTCCATCGCGTCCAGCGCGGCGGTCTTGATCTCGACCCCCACCCGCTCCTTCACGCTCTTGGCGATATCGTCGCATTTCGACTTGGTCCGGCTGGCCAGCGTGATATCCGTGAAGATATCGCTGTTCATCGCCATCTTGTGCACCGCGGCATGGCTGACGCCGCCGGCGCCCACAACTAGCGTCTTGCTCATGGGTCTTCTCCTCAGCCTGAATGTCTCTCGTAATAGGTATAGCCGTTGATCGAGTCGCGATAGGCATCCATCAACAGCTTGCGTTCGCTCGTCTTGACCGTCCCGGCCGATGTCGCCTCGTCCACCATCTTGCGGAAGGCGGCCACGCAATCGTTCGGGTCGAACTCCACCGCGGCCATCACCTCGGCAATCGTGTCGCCCTCCTGCTCGTGCAGAAGGTCGAACCCGCCATCGGGGCGCAGGTCGATCGTCACCACGTTGGTATCGCCGAAGAGGTTGTGCAGATCGCCCAGCGTCTCCTGGTAGGCGCCCACGAAGAACACGCCGAAGTAATAGGGCTTGTCCTCGGGCAGCGAATGCACCGGCAGCGAGGGCGCAATCCCGTCGCCCAGGATGAACCGGTCGATCTTGCCATCGCTGTCACAGGTGATGTCCGAAAGCACCGCCCGCCGGTCGGGCGCCTGGTCATGCATCTGCAAGGGCACGATCGGGTGCAGCTGGTCGATGGCCCACACATCGGGCAACGATTGGAACAGCGAGAAGTTGCAGTGATACACATCCGCGATCTTGTGCAGGTCCTCGCTCAGGTCGCTCTCATCCCCCTGCGCCGCCACGATCCCCTTGATCCGCGACATCAGCGACAGGTAAATCCGCTCGCCCCGTGCCATCTGCCGCAGGTCCACGACACCCCGCCGGAACAGCGCCCGCAGCTCGTCGCGGTAATAAATCGCATCGTTCCAGCATTCCTGCACCCGCTGCGGGCCCAGGTAGCCTGCCACCGCCGCAAGGTCCGAGACGAGGTGGTGATCCTCCTCCTCCGGCTCCGGCGTGTCGGGCGCATCGTACACCGTGCTCTCCATCGCCTCGAAGATCAGCATCGACGACGTCGCCACCAAGGCCCGCCCGCTTTCCGTCACCAGAACCGGATGCTCCAGCCCCGCCTCGTCCATCGCATAGGTCACGGTCTCGACGATGTTGTGGCAGTATTCCTCGACCGTGTAGTTGATCGAATTCTCGCTGGCCTTCTTCTCGCCGGTGTAATCGACGCCAAGACCGCCACCCAGGTCGAGATGCGACAGCGGCGCCCCCTCGGCGGTCAACGCCACGAAATACCGGCACGCCTCGGCCACCGCCCGGCGCACGTCGATCACGTCCGGCACCTGGCTGCCCAGATGCGAATGCTGCAGCTTCAGGCAATGCAGCAGCCCCTCGTCGCGCAGCCGGTCCACGACCCGCAACAACTGGTCCGAATTCATCCCGAACGCCGACCGGTCGCCCGAGCTTTCCTGCCACTTGCCGCCGATCTTCTGGGTCAGCTTCACCCTGACCCCCAGCAGCGGGTCTTCCCCAAGCTCCCGGCTCACCTCGATGACCGTCTCGGCCTCCTTCGGGCTTTCCAGCACGATCACCGTGTTGAACCCCAACCGCCGCGACAGGATCGCCAGCCGCACGAACTCGGCATCCTTCACCCCGTTGCAGACGATCAGCGCCTCTTTCGACAACCGATGCGCCAGCGCGATCACCAGCTCCGGTTTCGACCCGGCCTCCAACCCATACTGATAGGGCTTGCCGAACTCGACGATCCTGTCGATGACCTGCGCCTGCTGGTTCACCTTGATCGGAAAGACACCCCGATAGGGCGCCTTGTAATTCATCCTCGCGATGGCATCGGCAAAGCTCTGGTTGAGATGCTTGATCTCGGCCTCGAGAAACGAGCTCACCCGCAACAGAAGCGGCGCGGCAATCCCCCGCTCGTCGAGATCATGCAGAATACCGGGCAACGGAATCGGCGCCGCCTCGGGATGCGCCGGATCGCATAGCGCGATCTCGCCCTCGGGCGTCACGGTGATCAGCCCCCGGCTCCACCTCTCGACACCATAAATATCCTCGGGAAGGGGACGCGACTGATCCATGAAAGCGGCCTTTCCTGCTATCGGCGGGGTCAGGGCATAGTGCCCAGCGTCGCCCGGCTTATAGGGATAACAGC from the Roseovarius indicus genome contains:
- the speA gene encoding biosynthetic arginine decarboxylase, whose amino-acid sequence is MDQSRPLPEDIYGVERWSRGLITVTPEGEIALCDPAHPEAAPIPLPGILHDLDERGIAAPLLLRVSSFLEAEIKHLNQSFADAIARMNYKAPYRGVFPIKVNQQAQVIDRIVEFGKPYQYGLEAGSKPELVIALAHRLSKEALIVCNGVKDAEFVRLAILSRRLGFNTVIVLESPKEAETVIEVSRELGEDPLLGVRVKLTQKIGGKWQESSGDRSAFGMNSDQLLRVVDRLRDEGLLHCLKLQHSHLGSQVPDVIDVRRAVAEACRYFVALTAEGAPLSHLDLGGGLGVDYTGEKKASENSINYTVEEYCHNIVETVTYAMDEAGLEHPVLVTESGRALVATSSMLIFEAMESTVYDAPDTPEPEEEDHHLVSDLAAVAGYLGPQRVQECWNDAIYYRDELRALFRRGVVDLRQMARGERIYLSLMSRIKGIVAAQGDESDLSEDLHKIADVYHCNFSLFQSLPDVWAIDQLHPIVPLQMHDQAPDRRAVLSDITCDSDGKIDRFILGDGIAPSLPVHSLPEDKPYYFGVFFVGAYQETLGDLHNLFGDTNVVTIDLRPDGGFDLLHEQEGDTIAEVMAAVEFDPNDCVAAFRKMVDEATSAGTVKTSERKLLMDAYRDSINGYTYYERHSG